A window from Citrus sinensis cultivar Valencia sweet orange chromosome 3, DVS_A1.0, whole genome shotgun sequence encodes these proteins:
- the LOC102616882 gene encoding anaphase-promoting complex subunit 8, with protein sequence MSSKESCRNELRYAIRQLSNRCLYSAAKWAAEQLVGIEQDPAKYTPTNTRFQRGSSSIRRRFRTNDITSTPVAGVSYVSTPVMEEDEVEDSDFYLLAKSYFDCREYRRAAHVLRDQTGRRSVFLRCYALYLAGEKRKEEEMIELEGPLGKSNAVNRELISLERELSTSWKNGTVDPFGLYLYGIVLKDKGNENLARTVFVESVNSYPWNWNAWSELKSLCTSIDILNSLNLNNHWMKDYFLASAYQELRMHKESLTKYEYLQGTFSFSNYIQAQIAKAQYSLREFEQVEVIFEELLRNDPYRVDDMDMYSNVLYAKECFSALSYLAHRVFMTDKYRPESCCIIGNYYSLKGQHEKSVVYFRRALKLDKNYLSAWTLMGHEYVEMKNTPAAIDAYRRAVDINPRDYRAWYGLGQAYEMMHMPLYALHYFRKSVFLQPNDSRLWIAMAQCYETEQLHMLEEAIKCYRRAANCNDSEAIALNQLAKLHHALGRDEEAAFYYKKDLERMEAEEREGPNMVEALIFLATHCRAHGRFEEAEVYCTRLLDYTGPEKETAKIMLRGMRMAQSSFPPMDVEHFPP encoded by the exons TTACTCTGCCGCCAAATG GGCAGCAGAGCAGTTGGTGGGAATCGAACAAGACCCGGCAAAGTATACACCTACAAACACTAGATTCCAGCGTGGAAGCTCAAGCATACGAAGAAGGTTCCGCACAAATGACATCACTTCAACACCAGTAGCTGGTGTCTCTTATGTGTCCACTCCTGTTATGGAAGAGGATGAGGTAGAGGATAGTGACTTTTACCTTTTGGCAAAGTCATACTTTGATTGCCGAGAGTACAGGAGGGCTGCTCACGTACTCCGTGATCAAACTGGAAGGAGATCAGTGTTTTTGCGCTGTTATGCACTTTATCTG GCTGGAGAAAAACGgaaggaagaagaaatgaTAGAACTCGAGGGTCCATTAGGCAAGAGTAATGCTGTGAACCGTGAACTAATATCGCTGGAGAGGGAGTTATCCACATCTTGGAAGAATGGGACAGTGGATCCCTTTGGTTTGTACTTATATGGTATTGTGCTTAAAGATAAAGGCAATGAGAATCTTGCTCGTACAGTTTTTGTGGAGTCTGTAAATAGCTACCCTTGGAATTGGAATGCCTGGTCGGAGCTGAAGTCCTTGTGCACTTCAATTGACATCTTGAACAGCCTTAATCTCAATAACCATTGGATGAAGGACTACTTTCTTGCCAGTGCTTATCAAGAACTTAGGATGCATAAGGAATCCTTGACGAAATATGAATATCTACAAGGCACTTTCAGCTTCAGCAATTACATACAGGCTCAAATTGCTAAAGCCCAGTACAGTTTGAGGGAATTTGAACAAGTTGAAGTAATATTTGAAGAGCTTTTAAGAAATGACCCCTATCGAGTGGACGACATGGATATGTATTCCAATGTGCTTTATGCGAAGGAGTGTTTTTCTGCCCTAAGTTACCTTGCCCACAGGGTATTTATGACTGATAAATACAGACCTGAATCTTGTTGCATCATTGGGAACTACTACAGTTTAAAGGGGCAGCATGAGAAGTCTGTTGTGTATTTTAGGAGGGCCCTCAAGTTagacaaaaattatttgtctGCTTGGACACTAATGGGACACGAGTAtgttgaaatgaaaaatactcCAGCAGCCATTGATGCTTATAGACGGGCCGTAGATATAAATCCACGTGACTATCGAGCCTGGTATGGGTTAGGACAAGCTTATGAGATGATGCATATGCCTTTATATGCTCTTCATTATTTTCGAAAATCTGTATTCTTGCAGCCGAATGATTCTCGATTGTGGATCGCCATGGCTCAGTGTTATGAAACTGAACAGCTTCACATGCTTGAGGAGGCAATAAAATGTTACAGAAGGGCAGCAAACTGTAATGACAGTGAAGCAATTGCCCTGAACCAGTTAGCAAAGCTGCATCACGCACTTGGACGTGATGAAGAAGCGGCATTCTACTACAAGAAGGATTTGGAGAGGATGGAAGCTGAAGAGAGGGAAGGACCAAACATGGTTGAAGCTCTGATATTTCTTGCTACCCACTGCAGAGCGCATGGCAGATTTGAAGAGGCAGAGGTGTATTGTACTCGTCTTCTGGATTACACTGGCCCG GAAAAAGAAACTGCAAAGATTATGCTTCGAGGAATGAGAATGGCACAATCTAGTTTTCCTCCAATGGATGTTGAACACTTTCCTCCATGA